The genomic region TGTGCATTGCTGTTGCCCTCCAGTGGCCcagtagtatgtctgtggactcatactgctagaaattaggtttagatacccgtggtgagcagagcacagataacctttgtgtagctttgtactcagtaacaaacaagcattactgTCGGAACAAATTCCATCAAGTAACAATGTTTCTAACAAAGCGGGTAGCTTAACCATAAATTTGTATGCGACTTTTTTCTGTCAGTAAAAACTGTTGGTTATTTCTTCAGTCCTCTCAGAATTGTTTGTCATTTAGCAAAAAAGTGaccaagagaaaaataaataacttctgTTATTATAGTGTTCTTTAGTGACCGTATACCGAGAGCTcgatgtttataaaataactcaTCTTTGTTGTGTTGAAGATTTTGTTGATACGACACATGATGAATCCCATCTTATAGATCACGTGCCTTCCGTTCATCTTTCCGAGTCAATTTCGTAAGATTTCTGTTGAAGGGAACGTGATCAGATACTTAGTTTTTCtagtgtattttatttctgtctccaATCTAGAAACttcttttttatatacattattgtcATTGTCTGATCAAACGATTATTCGAAGAACTCTAGGTGGCACTGTTTCTTTCCTTGTTAGATTAGAATGTGATCagaataatttcacacaaaactattcAAGGGTTATCTTCTGCTAGTCTTTCCTAATTTTGGGCTTATAGAATAAAAGAAAGGTAAATAGTGAACagtacccgccgccaactctttgattatttttgtatgtCGGAATTGTGAAATTTGAAGTTACTCTTATAACCCCCAAAATGCGTTTTTAGGTAGCCATGGGAcacgaaccatgaatccttgtATTTATAGTCTACGTATTTTAACTACTAGAACAAATTCTTGTTAGTAATGTTATGTAAGTTCAGTTTACTCCcactttcttttgtaattaatgaTCTTTAATTGAAATGTTTAGGATATTTGAATTCCTAACTTTTGAAGAGTGTTTTCAGTGTCGGATCAAAATCTCGATGATTTATACATTAGATTTCCTTCTCAAaagatatatattattacttaaataaattagGAATCAGTTTAATGATAAACTTGTCATAttgcaattattattattatattcaagtCCCAGTCTTGTAGTGTCTTTTCACTTGTCACTTTTTCACGTAGAATATTTGACGTTAATTACTACTCTGCTTAAAATAcagatttaataaacaaaacttgaaaaatattccaaatataaacacaattaaatgaaTACAAGATGTTTTCCAACTAAAATGTGGATTGGTAACAGTACCAATTTTTgcgtttttatttaacataaaattattctcaGAGATTGTGGTTTttgttatatatagtgattaacTGATTCCATGTTTCAGTACGGTTACACCACAAACGTGGGGttacattttttgtgttttagCTTCATGTAGAATAATACAGAGAGCTTGTTGTTAGTTGTCTatttgatatgtttttgtttttcttagtaaGGTGATAATTACCTGTCATATATATTCACTAACACAATGCTTCCTTGCGTTATTTGatttttactattataaaaataactaagaatATGGTTAcccactgtttgttttttttctaaaatagataaaacaataattatttatttgtgagATGTGTGTGCATTTTTCTTCACTGCCAGTTAACTAAGATTGCGCCCcacttatttgttgttttttaattcactgttaaattaggttaGGAAATTcgaattacttttataatttcttaataattCAGTGTGAAGATAATGTGAGAAGACTGAAAATATCATATTGTTTTTATGAGAGAGAGAACAGCTATCAAATCGTATTTTCTCTTTCAGTCAGTGATTTTACAATAGAATTCATGTGGAAGAGTTTCTTTCCAGTCCTACAAGTCTAATGTTTTTGTACTAAGATCTTACATTCACAGATCTAAGCTAGTTTCAGTATCGGTTTAAAGAttgaagtaataatatttataatcgtagaatagaataatatttaataaactgaattaattgtaataaaatattaattgaaagtCGGTTGAATAAGatgcacattttattattttctttagttttgtcCAATAGTTTTCAGGTTTGTTTCTAAGCTCATATTTAATGAGTTTGGATGTTTTTAGTATTTACAGTTTGTCATTCATAACTCCCTCTGGTAGCAAACCCAGTGAAGTATCGTAGGGCACGTGTTGCTTGATTTTTATCTTGTAGAGAAACGTCCCTTCAAGTGGGGAATAGAGATTTGTTTATAACTATCATAGAAAGTCGctgtttcagttttgatttcgATGGTCACAATTAACATAGATAGCACATAAGATGTCTTCGGTGTGTACCCCTCAAACCAGAATATGTTCCACCGCTTATATTTAACAACATAAACCGTTACaaccattttacttttttatagtttgtacagtatagtgattttgttttgtatagtttgtATAGTGTAGTGCTtttgttttgtatagtttgtATAGTGTAGTGCTTTTGTTTTGTgtagtttgtattgtacagtgcttttgttttgtatagattttagttttgtgcttttattttatatagtatgTATAGTTTGAAACTCAGCAACTGTAAATTTCTAGGCAACTGAATAGAATGTTTCTTAATTATGTACTTTACTTACTTTCGATAACCGATCATAGAGGCTTAGGTTAACTgtgctaaaaataaattaatgtgtacTGATGCTCCAAGTTCTTTCCCCCTCATTTCACTACTCGATTTTTATTCATAGGAGTGGTAAACAAAACGTAGTCATTGGTTGTATTGTTGTACgagaaattaaaaatgtaatattgacTGTgactaatataatttaaatgtaaaacatggcACGAAAATTGacgtaaaaattacatatttgatACGATCAGTGGTCACTGTAACACTAGAAGAATATGAGAGCTTCCGCCTATATCGTTTAATCAAGTAATTATAGATCTATGGACTGTAGCTGTAGTTGtgataaagtttgaaaaaaagaaaaacaatttcggGCGCCAATCAAACTGATTAAgaacttctgttttatttatctttggtAGCAGTGTTTAATGGTCTTATTGCAGTTAGCTTATAGAAGAGCTAGTCTGGTGTTTATATAATAACCCTTCCTGAAAGCATGTGTTTTCCAAAGTGACAGGTGTTACATTCTGCGTCGTCATTGTGTGCTTGTATAAAGCGTTTAACAGCGACTGTAATATTTCAAGTAATTAAAAGATGTCTCCATCGGTGTTATTGTCCTACAAGGCTACCAATGACAAACATCACGATAGAGTATTACTTTAACGTAATCGTTTTAGTAAAACTGCCGAATTAATTTAGCTCATCAAATAAATTATAGAACAGTGTTTTGTGGAAATTTCTTCTTTTATACTTAGCGAAGCTTTTATTCCAAACCTATGCATTTTTAATGGATAAACATTGATGTAAACAGTTTCCCCCACTGTGTAATTTACATTGTCGCTTTATTAAAAGCCGTCATTGTTTGTGTAATTACCAATAGCTGTACAGAAAATGCAACCATTATTTCTGTATTACGTTCGATGTAATTAGGGCGTTTAGCTAATACGTTTTACTAAATTAATTGCACCGCCATTGTTCAAGGGGGTAAGTAATTTGTCGgaaagattttgatgaaacgttttataaacaaaagtagCTTTATTTTACCGGTGTTCAGGGATAGTAGAGGCTTGGAACTTTCCTAAAGGTCCTTAAAGAAATgatccataataataatataattgattTCCTTTAATTAGATAGGTGATGTAGTGAAATATATAAAGTCAGCTTAGGccctgtatatatacatagtttCCCCATTCTTTCTTTTGAAGGCTGGTAAAAAGGAAGCacttacagaaaagaaaaaatctCGTTTCTTCTTTGTCTTTTCAGTCAGTATAATTGAATTAAATGTGCAGATGTATATTTTCTCCATTAAAGTATGACGTACTGCAAGAGGTAATTGAATGGTATATTAGTTGAAGTAATTTGAATATGGTCTTTTAAAGGAACgtcattttaattaaaacaaatacaaaaaaacgaTAAACGTTTTTATCGATTGCTGCACCATTGCAACGTTTACATTTTAGATGAAAATTATCTCATTTTACAGAAACATCACTATTCATATAActatacaaatatttctaaatcGTAAAATCGAACAGCATCGCATCTTGAATTATGGAATTTATAAGGAGTATTTTAAAGCAATATCCGCATTTTTAAGACcatatatatttaagatttttcttaAGACAAGCTGGTTCTGATGATTGCTTCcatttgaataatattatttctagCTCTAATATTGCTGTTGAAATCATACTTCAGTGCAGATTTTCTAACCACGCGAGATAACTACTTATTCCTAAGAAATTATCCTTAGTTGACTAAAATAACCAATTAATAAggcatttaaaaatgtatttaaaaaaaaaacaggaaatgaATGACGCTTAAAATGTAATCAAAAGTGGGTGAATAAATCTAAGTCACCAATATACTTGAATTAGTTTACGAGAGCGAcctaaagttaattaatattcttCATATTAGTTATTGGCGACAAACAAGTGTTTCAGTTTCGTTTGTCCACATAACTGTCTTAGCGGTAttcgttttttatttattttcttcagttattaTTAGTCATATAAACATATCCAGGTTACATATCACACATGTACATGTAGCTAATGTTATGtgcttttttaaaattgtttccaagggaaatgaaaaaaaaatcatacatacTTTCAGACTAAAATCTCTTGAAATTTAACTGTTTTCGTGAGAACTTAATAGCTAATTATTTATGTCTACTGTGTAAGATCCATTACATACATTTTCTTGCTAAAAGAATAGATAGATGTTTAGAAAAAAGCTCACGACTTGACTGCTAGCTTGCTGAAGGCGAAATACTAAGCCACATGATGTCCTTCAGAAGCCTTTGAAGCTAATGATGGGTTAACAGAAGAGTTTGCTAGGTTACTGCATATGTATAGAGACTAATGGTTAGTTTTTTTAGCTAAGTAGACATTTCTGTGCTATTGTTAATATGCCGCGTTCTGAAGGTCGACTCatcattatttgaattatttcttttcaGCCCCAAAATCAAAGGATCACATAGAGAACGAAGCTCACAAGAGTGAAAATCAATGTGAGCAGTCTAAGGAGGACCGTAATGACAGTTCTGACCTTAAACAAATTTTACTAGACCAAACCAAAAAAGCTACCATACCGAGCACGTCGGAAGATAGTTGCAACACAAGCCAGCAGGTTTATACCTGTCCTTTCTGTAATTATACCAGCTCTAACGAAGTCCGTATTCAGATGCACGTGGTGACCCAGCATTCACAGAAACCAGCTTCCCTGAATTGTCCACTGTGTCAAGACAGCTTTGTAGAATGGATAGAACTAGAAAAGCATATAGTGGACACTCATAATGTCAACAAAGAAGGCGTGAAAAAGCTTTTGGCTCTCGTGGATCAGTCAGCATTTGAAGATATGTCTAAAATACCAATTCAAAATGATGATTGTGTAGACTCCAAAGGTAACAACAGTGAAGACGATAGTGACGGTCAGGAGATAATGTACGCAGATGAATCGGGAGCTGAAGAGTTGGCGTGTCCTGTTTgttctaaaatgtttaataatgttgATGACCTGTTTTTGCATCAGAACGAAAAAGGCcatatagaattaaaacaaacaccaCGAGAATCTGGATACATGTGTTGGTGGAAAGGTTGCAAACAGTTTTTTCCTTCATCTCAAACCCTACAGCTTCATTTCAAAGAAATTCACGCAAAAATTCCACAACTTGCAGTGTCTGATCGTCATGTGTATAAGTATCGTTGTAGTCAGTGTAGCCTAGCATTCAGAACCTTGGATAAATTACAGCTTCATTCGCAGTATCATGTCATACGAGCAGCAACAAAGTGTGTTTTGTGTGACCGCAGTTTTCGCTCTATTCAAGCCTTGAAGAAACATGTTGAAACATCTCACATAGATATGACTAACGAGGAGATGGAACAGTATAAAGCTAGCCTGGCCAATAATCCTCTGCTAACAAACCATGGAAGTGGTCCAGGAGTGCTAGACCCACAAACAACAGAACTCatgaaaaaagacaacaacaGAGACATAGGAGAATCATTTGAAGAGTTTATGGACACGACAATTCCTGGTGATGTCTCAGACCAACCTAATAATCTCGAAGGAAACACTGAAGATGGGAACGACCCAATTTCTAAAGGGGTAGATGACAGCTCGAAGGAACAGTTTTTTGAAGATTACATTAATAGCCAAGCCGTAGCAGAAGATAGCTACTATGATCCTACGAGAAAATACAAATGTCATCGATGTAAAGTTGCTTTCACTCGACAGAGTTATCTCACAAGCCATAACAAGACCCTGCTCCATCGTAAGGGAGAGAAGATGAGTTACCCCATGGAGAAATATCTTGATCCTAATAGGCCTTACAAATGTGATGTTTGTAAAGAATCCTTTACACAGAAGAACATCTTGCTTGTACATTATAACTCTGTTTCTCACTTGCACAAATTGAAGCAAAGTATGAAAGAGAACAGTACAGGCGCAGTAACAACATCTTCAACTGCACCCACGACTAGCACGACGAAATCTAGCAGTAACTGTCCAAGTCCAAGTAGTACTTCAACTAACAGTGAATCCGATAAGAAACCATTCAAGTGTAACATTTGTAAGGTTGCTTATAATCAAGGATCTACTTTAGATATACATGTAAAGTCTGTTTTACATCAGACTAGAGCTTCTAAACTCCACGAACTTGCCATAACTGGGCAAATAGATTTGAGTATCCCACTTATTGAAAAACCTGAATCCACCCAGGTACAAGAAGCGCAACCAAAGGACTTCAACGACAATTCAAACAACCTAAAGCCCGAGACAGAAACACTTGTAACTACATCTACTTTAACTTCAGTTCCTGCACCTCAGCCTTCCAAACTAAATGAACTATTGCAAGTTCCTCACTGTATTGTACCAGTATCTGGTACAATCACTAAATCCAGTGCCTCTTCTCAATTACCAATTCAAGTTCCTCCAGATCTTTCATCTGCGCAACAGGCCTTAAGCCTTGCATCCCACTTAGCACAACCACCAGTTCTTACGCCTACTAGTGTTTCTCTGCTTGGAACATTCACTTGTCAACGTTGTCACCAGCCATGTATCTCTCAGGAGGCTTTACTTCAACACCAGCAGCTTTGTTGTTTCTTTAGTCAGCCATCTTCATCACTGTTTGGAGTGGGACCACCAGGTTTACCTCCTAATGCTTTGACAGGTTTATCACAATCCCAGGTACCGACACATATGACTCATCTAGATATATCTTGTGGCCAACAACGACCAGAATTAGGATATCCCAAATTAGAACATGTTTCTTCATCTCATAGTGAAAGTAATGTAGAAAGGCTTTCTTTTCCATCTCAAGTCaatgatgaaacaacagtacgAATGAGCCCTCAAATGCTACGATCAAAGTGTCCCTACCCAAGAAGCAAACCTCCCATGTATAAACATCTTCTGGAAAGTTACGGGTTCGACATAGTTATGCAGTTTAATgagtttagtaaaaaaaaattaaagaaagataCTGAGAAAATAAATGATGAATGTGAGAAGGAAAACGGTAGTCACAAAAAAGATAACAGtgatgaaaaaggaaaaaatgatgataaaaaaaGTATGAGTATCAACTTCTTACCAGAGATCAACAAATCTGTTTGTGAGTTGTGCCAGAGAGAGTTTTCTAGTGTTTGGGTCTTGAAATCTCATAAAGAGGAATATCACAAAAAAGTTGTACCATTTCATTTACTGGAAACTTTTGTAGATGAATACAGAAGGCATTATGAGAAACGACAATCACAAACAGAGGATACAGGTAGTATTTCTGATGCTACATCAACTCCTATATCAACACCAGACAGCAATGGCCAACTACAAAGAGAATCTTGCCCATCCATGAGCCTCAGCCTCTCAGTTGCGACAACTCAACAACCATCTGTAGCAACCATGGCTGGTCAACATAACGATTCCTTTAGTGCTAATCAAATGGCAGCACAATTCCAGTTTAATCAGCTGTTGATGAGTATGGGACTAGGAATGGGCTTACCAGTAGGCATGGGAATGCCTTTTACTGCCATGAATATGCATCCACCAATGATACCGGTAATGATGCCACCCCCTGTGGATCCTTTCATGACATCTGCCTTCAATCACCCAATGCTAGCTGGCTCAATGGAACCTAACTATTTTACTTCTCAGCAGAAGCTTTTGCAACAGCAACCACAACAATTATCCCAGTTGCAACAACAAAAGCGAGCAAGAACACGCATCAATGACGACCAGCTGAAAATTTTGCGTATGTATTTTGACATTAACAATTCTCCTACAGAAGAACAGCTCGTAGAAATGTCAGAGAAGTCTGGATTGACAgtgaaagttattaaacattggtttagaaatactttgtttaaagaaagacaaCGCAATAAAGATTCTCCTTACAACTTCAGTAATCCTCCTTCTACTTATTTAAATTTGGAAGAATACGAGAAAACAGGCGAAGCAAAAGTTCTTTCAATGAATGAGCCTGACTGTCAGAGTGATTTTAATAACACAGACTATAAAGAAACATCTCAAGAAAATGAACTTACAACACCAAATAAAAGCATCATTctttttgataaagaaaatattaattcatgTGAGCCACAAACTCCAGAAGCTACTATAAATGAGAAAGACACTTCAGATCAGTGTGGGGAAAAAAGTGGTTCAATATCAGATGCATATCCACCAGTGGTATCGCGAAATTCGGAATTGAGTAGGGAACCAGTCTTGTACAGTGATACAAACAATTCACAAAATGATATGTTAAAGCAAAAGGACTCGACTGATGATTCGGCAGATTATTCATCAGGCTCAGTAAATTTTTCAGTGGCTACAACTAGCACTTCATTTGGACACAAAGGACTTTCTAAGAATGATTTGGCAAAATCTACCTTGTCTCCTAATTCAATGTCATCTAGAAGCTCTGGATCAGGTAAACGTGCTAACAGAACACGCTTTACTGATTATCAGGTTAAAATTTTACAAGAGTTTTTTGAAACAAATGCCTATCCAAAGGACGATAATTTGGATTATTTATCAAAGTTGTTGAATTTAAGTCCTCGTATTATTGTCGTATGGTTCCAAAATGCAAGACAAAAGGCGAGAAAGATGTATGAAAATCAACCTCCAGTAACAAATGAAGACGAAAATTCTGTGCGTTTTCAGAGAACTCCAGGATTAAACTATCAGTGCAAAAAGTGTTTCCAAGTATTCCAAAGGTATTATGAACTAATTAAACATCAGAAAAGTATGTGTTTTAAGGATGAAAACCCTGTTGTAGCACAGATGAAAGGTTCCTCAGAGGGAACTGAATCAAGATCACGACCTGTTTTGCCTACACCAAACCAAGGAATTAATCCATCACCTGAACAAAGTAAAGCTACTTGTCAAAACGGAACATATCGTTGTGATAAATGTAGTTTAGCTTTCCCACGTTTTGATCTTTGGCGAGAACATCAAATTGTCCACATAATGAACCCAAACCTATTCTCTAACTTCTCATCAAATTCGTCATTTGGAGTGCTTCAGTATGAAGCACAGCAAGGATCAATGCCATCAATGAAACGTAAACTTTCAGAAGACGAAGAATCAAAGGAATCAACTGATCAACCACGAGATAAAAGACTGAGGACAACCATTCTTCCAGAACAACTTGATTTTTTGTACCAAAAATATCAGATAGAAAGTAATCCAAGTCGGAAAATGCTTGAGACTATTGCTCGAGAAGTAGGTTTAAAAAAAAGAGTAGTACAAGTTTGGTTTCAAAACACACGAGCTCGAGAGAGAAAAGGACAGTTCCGTGCTCATCAGCAAGTTATACATAAACGGTGCCCGTTTTGTCGAGCATTGTTTAAAGCTCGATCTGCGCTAGAGTCTCATCTGGCTACGAGGCATGCTGATCAGTATACTAAAGGAGAAATAAATGTTGATACTTTACCTGATGGAGACACTGATTCAGAAGCTGGAAATAGTGCGGAGGAAGAAAGTAAGGGAAATAGTTCAAATTTCCCTAGCTTATTTGCCCCATCTTCTCCTATACCAGGATATTCTCCTTGTGCTGTAGACTCCGTGAATAAAAATATAGACGACGAACTCACGAATAAATATGAAGACGATTTATCTTTACTCAGTCGTTATACAAAAGAATCTTCAGGGCCAACTGATCTTAGTGTCAAACCTCAGCTACCAAAATCATCAGAAACGAAGGATGGTCCACTTGATCTAAGTAAACCTGTAAAGATAAACGTTGAAGCAGACAAACCTGTGGACTCAATACCTACTAATTTAAGTGACAGAAGCTTCGACGATTCGTCTTTTCGCTTAAAAATGGCCGAAGATGTACGTTCTGAAACTCATTCAGAATCTACTGATAGAGAAGGTGAAGATTTCTCACATGAAAGTAACCCAACCTCTCCTGCTACCCAATCTCAATTACAAATTTCACGCAGCACGTCAAACTCTGGGAAACGATTTAGAACCCAGATGAGTACGTTGCAAATAACAGTAATGAAATCTATCTTCACAGACTATAAGACACCATCTATGGCAGAATGTGAACAGCTGGGGCGTGAAATAGGTCTTGCCAAAAGAGTTGTTCAAGTTTGGTTTCAGAACGCTAGAGCAAAAGAGAAAAAGTCCATACTAGCTTTTGGAAAGAATTTTGGACAGGAAATGGAGACGAAAAATGCAGCAGAAGAGTGCAAAATCTGCGCTTTCAAGTATGATCCAAAATATTCTACTAGTTTTCAAGATCATTTGTTCTCCAAAAAACATATAGAAAACCTGAAGAATAAAATTGAGGGTCAAAAGAAGTTGAAAGATAGTCAAGAAACTTCCCCTCATTCCAGTTCTGGTGGAGGAAATCCTTTATCTCAGCTTATGCAGCAGGAGAAATTAGAAACCAGTTCGTCATCAGTAAGGTGTTTCACTTCTACCATTTCAACATCAGGTCAACAAAACTTAATGCAACAACTTCAGATGATGGAACTACAACAGATGGCTGGTCTTGGTATTCCTAGACTACATCATTCACCTGTGCTTGGCTTATCTTTAAATCAAGACACAAGTTCACAAAATACAGAAGATAACATAAATTCTCCCTTTAGTGAAAGAACCTCAGTGGGAAAAGGAAACATAGCAGGATCATCAACATCATTGGGACTTTCCAATACTTCCATTAAACCAACCGGAGACGACACCAAAGACACCGTGGTGCCAGTGCCTTCTGCAGTTTCCACTCATAGCAGTACACCAGTGGCTCAACAGATGGACTTTTCCGTATCTCCCAGTGATGGATCGGGCCTATTTCCTTACATGTACAGCGGAGTACCAGGATACTATCCAGGGATGCCTGGCAACCTCATTCCTCCTAGCATGTATAACACAGGTAGGAACAAGCTCTGAAACTGATTAGATTTAGGACATGTAAATTTGCGCAGTTCTTCAGACATTACTAAACCTGTTCCTTACtggtaaggaaaaaaaaatactttcgcCATGTGTTAAACTGTAATTTACAGCCCACCTTATTTATTTACACTGTGTTGTGAGTTGGGCAGGACCAAGTGAAATACTGAAATTGATTTTCAAATCTTCAAGAACTGCTTATGTGAAAGGTtaatctaacaaaaaaaaaaacacaataggACAGTTTATCTGAAGCACAGTCCAAGTTTGTAGTTCCTAAAGTTTTGGTATGTTTTATGCCGTGTAAACAGTAATATGAAATAAgctaaattatctttttttgtaaattttttcttAATTGCTTTGGGCACGGGCTGAAAGCGATCTTTGTACAGATTTATTAGTGATTTAAGGTGTTTTAAACTTGAGGAACATGCGTTTCGTTTAGTTATTCCATGTTCATTTGCCACGGTTTCCTAGCTCAGGATGGTGATGAAGATATTTACATATGAAAATACAAGCAAGCCACTGTTGTGAAAAGATGTCTTCTCATTTCACCCTTTGCCCTCTACAAACTACTGATTAAGGAATTTAGCTAACATCAATAATAACTAAATTGCTGAATCAGTTACATGTGTTTTTAACATAGCATTTTATTCTGCTTGTGCCTTTC from Tachypleus tridentatus isolate NWPU-2018 chromosome 1, ASM421037v1, whole genome shotgun sequence harbors:
- the LOC143248550 gene encoding zinc finger homeobox protein 3-like isoform X1, which translates into the protein MESDEADAIMGTGQSEYKKIPLTSKVKSLNSEFVSVRSGNLRPKDSLGSMTPQDNPPNPIDQQRAEELSNETNLAPCTKLVEFNSCESCGEKLSSALNHHHCDPQEPIDEAAPQVSGREITEVATELSDSEVETFTGKIVYNPDGSAFIIEGESEFSDEEYSLDLPQQEGSIVDSREMSPQQYRVFPQVVNAFHISKNRALYSALYGQAYSFLQEKKKVPEVPIMHCYRVFTLREKCETNCNDKNENFGPDKRTSNVNKGNIPSLEYSSIPVKPILMCFICKLSFAYAKSFVAHASGEHNIALLEEERHILTQKNISAIIQGVGKEKEPLLSFLEPIPSKAAEVNEMQQFQRSFYDQAAHSSYSSSSAASSAVSSLLNTVNSAVSSVICQSINSSITTTLVPACLNPVASVRDIKASVIDSTTKQNNQGNSDYLKNSEESLAPELEDLANIEKLAKAAAAAAEAKSFSETNIPSYIDQNRKKFQTENRGEQNAEIHDSSSPNLSHLRVTSADRPTSSSSGGSISPGVCSSPKVSISPNSCLATSHSPGLGIGSMMTICSQHPDGKTNGVECPKCDVILGSSRSLGGHVTMMHSRNSCKTLKCPKCNWHYKYQETLEIHMKEKHPENEMSCIYCITNQPHPRLTRGETYTCGYKPYRCEVCNYSTTTKGNLSIHMQSDKHINNVQELQNGNISSEHLIQSQPVSNPNIQDQPKKGPSPNKPKATWRCDVCNYETNVARNLRIHMTSEKHTHNMMVLQQNVKHMQHLTALQQAQALDPMFQFHPGLLLPHDNQLQPEAALADMYYNHALLMMASQQQQQQRAMAAAAAATSGPGKSPSGLPPLTSTATPIVDMEHPDPTLVPDMPYDDDSQMFQCCICSLFSASTVEGLNYHLQQDRSREREDEVLIVVSGNFVCKLCSYKTNLKANFMLHSKTDKHLQRLQHVNHIKEGGPRNDWKLKYINMSNPVQVRCNACDYYTNSIHKLQIHSNSPRHEGCARLFQYLQLSKASTNSESSFYYCVLCNFSTNTKQKLIQHVGSLEHVKHESMRQMQRNVDDHGKEDSFKDILMVKVPSGNGKSEIDSETSPKSKDHIENEAHKSENQCEQSKEDRNDSSDLKQILLDQTKKATIPSTSEDSCNTSQQVYTCPFCNYTSSNEVRIQMHVVTQHSQKPASLNCPLCQDSFVEWIELEKHIVDTHNVNKEGVKKLLALVDQSAFEDMSKIPIQNDDCVDSKGNNSEDDSDGQEIMYADESGAEELACPVCSKMFNNVDDLFLHQNEKGHIELKQTPRESGYMCWWKGCKQFFPSSQTLQLHFKEIHAKIPQLAVSDRHVYKYRCSQCSLAFRTLDKLQLHSQYHVIRAATKCVLCDRSFRSIQALKKHVETSHIDMTNEEMEQYKASLANNPLLTNHGSGPGVLDPQTTELMKKDNNRDIGESFEEFMDTTIPGDVSDQPNNLEGNTEDGNDPISKGVDDSSKEQFFEDYINSQAVAEDSYYDPTRKYKCHRCKVAFTRQSYLTSHNKTLLHRKGEKMSYPMEKYLDPNRPYKCDVCKESFTQKNILLVHYNSVSHLHKLKQSMKENSTGAVTTSSTAPTTSTTKSSSNCPSPSSTSTNSESDKKPFKCNICKVAYNQGSTLDIHVKSVLHQTRASKLHELAITGQIDLSIPLIEKPESTQVQEAQPKDFNDNSNNLKPETETLVTTSTLTSVPAPQPSKLNELLQVPHCIVPVSGTITKSSASSQLPIQVPPDLSSAQQALSLASHLAQPPVLTPTSVSLLGTFTCQRCHQPCISQEALLQHQQLCCFFSQPSSSLFGVGPPGLPPNALTGLSQSQVPTHMTHLDISCGQQRPELGYPKLEHVSSSHSESNVERLSFPSQVNDETTVRMSPQMLRSKCPYPRSKPPMYKHLLESYGFDIVMQFNEFSKKKLKKDTEKINDECEKENGSHKKDNSDEKGKNDDKKSMSINFLPEINKSVCELCQREFSSVWVLKSHKEEYHKKVVPFHLLETFVDEYRRHYEKRQSQTEDTGSISDATSTPISTPDSNGQLQRESCPSMSLSLSVATTQQPSVATMAGQHNDSFSANQMAAQFQFNQLLMSMGLGMGLPVGMGMPFTAMNMHPPMIPVMMPPPVDPFMTSAFNHPMLAGSMEPNYFTSQQKLLQQQPQQLSQLQQQKRARTRINDDQLKILRMYFDINNSPTEEQLVEMSEKSGLTVKVIKHWFRNTLFKERQRNKDSPYNFSNPPSTYLNLEEYEKTGEAKVLSMNEPDCQSDFNNTDYKETSQENELTTPNKSIILFDKENINSCEPQTPEATINEKDTSDQCGEKSGSISDAYPPVVSRNSELSREPVLYSDTNNSQNDMLKQKDSTDDSADYSSGSVNFSVATTSTSFGHKGLSKNDLAKSTLSPNSMSSRSSGSGKRANRTRFTDYQVKILQEFFETNAYPKDDNLDYLSKLLNLSPRIIVVWFQNARQKARKMYENQPPVTNEDENSVRFQRTPGLNYQCKKCFQVFQRYYELIKHQKSMCFKDENPVVAQMKGSSEGTESRSRPVLPTPNQGINPSPEQSKATCQNGTYRCDKCSLAFPRFDLWREHQIVHIMNPNLFSNFSSNSSFGVLQYEAQQGSMPSMKRKLSEDEESKESTDQPRDKRLRTTILPEQLDFLYQKYQIESNPSRKMLETIAREVGLKKRVVQVWFQNTRARERKGQFRAHQQVIHKRCPFCRALFKARSALESHLATRHADQYTKGEINVDTLPDGDTDSEAGNSAEEESKGNSSNFPSLFAPSSPIPGYSPCAVDSVNKNIDDELTNKYEDDLSLLSRYTKESSGPTDLSVKPQLPKSSETKDGPLDLSKPVKINVEADKPVDSIPTNLSDRSFDDSSFRLKMAEDVRSETHSESTDREGEDFSHESNPTSPATQSQLQISRSTSNSGKRFRTQMSTLQITVMKSIFTDYKTPSMAECEQLGREIGLAKRVVQVWFQNARAKEKKSILAFGKNFGQEMETKNAAEECKICAFKYDPKYSTSFQDHLFSKKHIENLKNKIEGQKKLKDSQETSPHSSSGGGNPLSQLMQQEKLETSSSSVRCFTSTISTSGQQNLMQQLQMMELQQMAGLGIPRLHHSPVLGLSLNQDTSSQNTEDNINSPFSERTSVGKGNIAGSSTSLGLSNTSIKPTGDDTKDTVVPVPSAVSTHSSTPVAQQMDFSVSPSDGSGLFPYMYSGVPGYYPGMPGNLIPPSMYNTGGSAGGMVYDANMYSTPLSLLQLPTQALLDVTQKMSQPGNSITRFSQDGKSLVDLKSTSQDTDLQQMAEIDVDVGFMCKNCQMVYPSEVLCINHQRATCFGAVKGDIRAIVRLVQINFECCVCCERFLTILDFKFHCDMDRHVRRVQKLQRDASSSCDLGTSMSNQISAAQNTTAPNNHLPNYNTSQIMPSTSTSPILSGFSVVAATNQHMSGCSLASSISQTTGISTSRGRNVGLQHLPDNTKGLPEIVSSLPFPGVPSDFRHELDSALSFNVGLEAMVMRNGMDSSTFDLAVSDHMSPASKRGICFSGDTTLSPEAKRL